The region attttttatttttagcattaaaaatcataaaacatcaaTTCCAAAAAGaatacattaatattaaattgaaatcgCAAAATAAAAGCATAAGATATATGTATCAGTATAAGctaagcaaaaaataaaaaagttatatatatcTTCAAAATTTCCatctaaaattaacaaaaaaaaaattcagaatgaGAGAGAAGTTATCCAATCCACCactataaataaaattacaaagaTTCAAGTCGGAACATGGGTATTCATCGTTCACCTGGAAGCTAATGAACTTGGTGAACTAAGCGATACTACCCTTTTGCTATCGGACCGTGTGATTAACCCCCGTCTCCCCCATTCCCTCCAACTCTGTGAATTCATTTTTCTTTGGTGGGTGTCATGGATACAAAGGTTCTTTCTTCTGGAATCCGCTACTCTAATTTGCCCGAAAGTTATGTGAGACCTGAATCTGAGCGTCCCCGCTTGTCTGAAGTGTCGCAGTGCGACAACGTCCCAGTCATCGACTTAGGGTGTGACGACAGGAGCCATATTGTACAACAAGTTGCTCTTGCCTGCATCAACTATGGTTTCTTTCAGGTACTAGTCTAGTCCTTCGCCGCCCTGCAAATCATCCTTCCTTCCTGCTACTGAATCTTTGATAAATTTTTGCGTTGGTTTAGTGGgattaattaatttgtaaaatattatattatgaggTTATTAATCATGGAGTGTCGAAAGAAGCGGTGGAAAGAATGTTACAAGTGGCGCATGACTTCTTTGGGTTGCCCGTGGAGGAGAAGATGAAGCTTTACTCAGATGACCCTTCCAAAACAATGAGACTTTCCACCAGTTTTAATGTTAAAAAGGAGAAGGTTCATAACTGGAGAGATTACCTACGATTACACTGCTATCCTCTCCACAAGTATGTTCCTGAGTGGCCTTCCAACCCTCCTTCCTTCAAGTAAgcctcttctcttttcttcttcctttttctaATCCCCCCCaccccaaagaaaaaaaaaacccttacgTTAGAGATGCGTAATTCGCTTAACGTCATTCTTTTTCATTCTCTGTGTCGTGCATGTTCTAAGTATCGATTATTCAGCTATTTGTCGACGACttgcattattttatttttcgctcaagtaatatatatttattaatctGACAATTTGATTTACATATTAATAAAACTCTTGAGACAGACGGGACATTTTGCATGGAATCAAAAGTACATTAATAAAGCATATGTAGTGTATGTGCGTGAAATGATCTATTTTATTATCTAAAAGATCTTTTGATGAGTTATGACTATGGAATTCTTCTTTAACGTTTCCTAGAGACTATATTTAGGAAATAAGAAACATCGAAGCATGGGATTTTAGTCTTTCAGCCCCTGCTAAACAATATAaaacttttcttcttcttgaacAAAGTCCAGAGTCCTTTGGACTCTTTTACATAATGTCCCCTAGCCATGTGCTGACGTCGTTTTTCTAGGAGATGTACACAGTCGACCGCAAATTAACTTACATGCCGTATTGTTTGGTTATAAAATCTCAAATCCCCTAGTCTCTCTGCCTCTGCTCATTAAAGCAAAGGCCATACTGGTATTCATAAACCTGACAACATAATTAAGCTCCCAACAGTTgcattaattacaatttagtaATAGGCGGTGATTGGTCAAATTACGATTTGGTTGTAAAGTTGAGCTTACATGAGtgaagattaaaatataatagtagaacaaaacttgttaagataaattttaaaaaaataataataaagaaagaaaaagatgtaGGAGGTAAAAAAGAACAGCCGTAATTGGAAAGGAGTCTTGGAATCTTTTAGGGGGTAAATAATTATTTCCGTCCAAAAAAGGTCAAAAGATGTGGCTAAAAATTACAGACAAGGAAGGCGTGCCGATTGGGCCTTTAGGAAGAGCTACCCGTTAATTGTCTAGTAAAGCACGTGCCGCATTTCTGAGTTGTTTACGAAATACGTACAAAATTCAGACAATAGATGTCGGCTTCTGCATGACTGTATCAACATTCAagcctttttctttaaaaaaggtAAACTTGTTTATAACAAGTTAATGATTAAACATTTTTATGTACCCCCATTCCATTAGTTATCGATTGTACAATCAAGTCAcccattatataaaaaaaaaattcaagtctcCCATGTAGCATGTGATTATGTTCCAATTTTATTATAGATGTCAAAACttggtaaaaataattatatactaaatttattaaaaattaatatataaatgggTTGGCTGTGGGCCAGAGGTTTATGGCCTTTTCTAGGTAGAGGACAGGCAAGGAGCTTTGTCATTTGATTAATGAAGTCTTCTTCCGTCGACGTAGTCAGAAATATTTTATCCCATCCCGCTCTCACTTTATTAGTATAGCGTAATTAGCGGTGATGGCGGCAACCAAAGCTGAGATCAGAACCGTTGATCTAGTAGGTAGGATCGGTTTTTGGTTGAGTCACACCCGCGACTAGTGAGGAAAATGAGTGACATCATGGGCTAAAAGCCGTGTTGACGTAATCATATTAGATAATTTTAATCGAACATTTGGGGCCCAAAGGAGCTCTGATTACATGGAGCCGAATCATCCGCTTCTACAGTATTTGTTTTCCCTATTTTAGACAACTGTCACTACATACGattattgaatatttttagattggGAGTGACGGTGCTTCAGTTCTCGTATTTTGTTTTTCAATGGTAAACCAATAATTTTGATGTTGGTGGTGAGCTGGGGACGGGACGTTTGACAATGCCATTTaggggtttatttatttatataagtcCCAATGAACTTTCTCCATTTATTGGCATTACGACTTCAAGATTAAAGATTTGTTTCCCGTCTGTAAAAAGATATTGATTCGCCTGTAACATTTGACCTTACTTTTTGACAAAAGATGTTTTATTTCCGTGATAATCTTGAATGTTTTATTTCCGTGATAATCTTGGTGACTTTCAATTCGAGTTATACAGTAGCTATGGATTTCGGTTCACTCGAagacgcaaaaaaaaaaaaatttgacttaTATTTGTCGTATGATAAGAACACTTGGAAAGTCGCACCTCTAATCACTATAATTACTCGCAAACCAGAGATATTTGCATCCATATGTTTTTACATccatatgtgttgaattgatagGCAAATCGTAAGTGATTACTGTGTACAAGTTCGAGAGCTTGGTTACAGATTACAAGAGCTAATATCAGAGAGCTTAGGCCTGGAAAAAGATTACATAAAGAAGGTTCTAGGGGAGCAAGGGCAGCATATGGCCGTGAACTATTACCCGCCATGCCCGGAACCAGAGCTGACATACGGATTGCCTGGACATACAGACCCCAATGCTCTTACGATTTTACTTCAAGACCTCCAAGTGGCGGGTCTTCAAGTTCTCAAAGATGGCAAGTGGCTTGCTGTTAATCCCCAACCAAATGCTTTGTCATTAACATTGGCGATCAATTACAGGTATGCGTTTCTTTTTCCTTGGGTGGAAGGAAATTGTGCAAGTTATTGAGGATGAAACTCCTAATGTTGCAGGCATTAAGTAATGGGACGTACAAGAGCGTGTGGCATCGGGCAATCGTAAATACCGATAAGCCAAGGATGTCTGTTGCTTCCTTCCTCTGCCCTTACGACCATGCCCTGATCAGCCCTGCAAAACCTCTCACCCAACATGGATGTGGAGCCGTATACAGGGATTTTACTTATGCTGAGTATTACAGTAAGTTCTGGGGCAGGAACCTGGACCAAGAACATTGTTTGGAACTTTTCAAGAACTAATCGCTTGGTCCTTGCCTACTTCTCAAGAACTTGCCAGTTATTTCCTCTTAGCTGCCCCTTTACTTGTCCTGGTGCAGAAAGATGGTTTTTTCTTTACCAAAAATGCAAAAACCGAAATTTCACCAAACACCCCTTAATAATAAGGTAATGATGCATATTGCTATATTGCTGGCTGGCGATGGCTACCCACTGTAACTTATCCTTTTGTAGAAACTTCCCTACTACTGCTGCTTGTGGTTTGATTCTTGGCCCACATGTCATTATTGtgtaatgaaaataatattgCACTTCCTTTATTATTGCATTCTACATGGAGGAAAAATGATAgattatatgttataaaattgtTCTACGCATTACAATGCTATCTGTCGATGAAACGATTTAAACTTTTACACAAAACAGCGACAGTTATTGCCAACTGTCTTTTGCAAACATATTGGGCCTCATGGGTTAGATAGTTATTGCATTTGGTCTTTTAGTCTGATGGTAAAGTATCTTGGCGAGCACCGGGAGATTATTTGAATGAAAAGTGTTAAtaaatttttaactaaattgaattaattatttttaaaaaaaagcttaTTTAAAATCAACCCTAAAATCTCATGGTGGATTTCTTGTCTGGTCCCATGACCACAATCCCACCATCAATTGCTTTTCGACCATTTAAGTAGATTTTTGTTTACTAGTTCTCATGTTTAAAACGTTGCCCGTCTCTCTCTACCTCTCTCTGTATTCTTGTATCACCGCAATTCTTGCTTTATGTTGTTATCTTAGCTTTAATTCCTTTGTCTTCGAAATTTGAGAGCCATCAAAAGTAATGCATTCAGAACTCAGAATCCGCCCAAGGAAATGAGTAGAATCTTACTACTTAAATATCAACTATGAATtactaattgaaaaaaaaaagaaaataaaagagaaacaaTTATCAAAATATGAACTAATAATTAGCAAATTTAATATCTAAGAGGACTTAAATTATGGataaataaagtaattgtaaATACCAGAATTTTTGTCACAAGTGAAAAATGTGTATTTAAAGAATGTATAAAAATacattaatagcaaactttggtTGAGtgacaaatttaatatttttttaatgcatttgggttcaaatttcaccataaagATGTTTTTATTGTTTGctttaaaacaaaaaaagtattgttgaatttaaatacaaaagaatattttagtaatttctttAATCGAGTTGGTGCCCAATTAACTTATGACACTAATTTAATGAGGGatttaaataatagtaagtaaagatatacaattgatggatgtaataaaatatataaaaaattaaaacgagaaaaaaaatttcaacttgGGTTGTGGGTTATTTCGATACCATGGgtgtttgaattttatttttttatttttggcctACTAAGGAGTGTCATGTTTGACAAAATAGCAGTTGGTTTTTGGTTAGGACTCTTTATCTCTTTAATTAGTCATATTGAGGAGTTTAAAATGAAGACAATGTATATCCTTATCTTTATCTCTTGAGAGAGTTTTGGAATAGTTGGAAGATTGATTTATAAATCCTTTTATTTGATAAATACTCAGGATAATTAATGggataattttagtttttaaataagaGTTTAAAGCTTATCAAAACTCTGTTGGATGGACTATTatatcagcctataaataggttgctTGTAGCGTTACTTGGAGTACTATTTTTAAGTGTCTTTATCGACAGCTTTGTTGTGTTCTTGTGGTTATTTTATGACACTCTTTTAGATATTATTTGGGGAGATTTATTGATTGTATTGAGGTATTTGAGTGAGTAATTTGTGACAATTAGGGTCGGTATTAGGGATGCAATTACTTCTTCGTGTAAGGGTATATTGGGTTTAAACCAATATGTGATCTGTACCATTGTTGAATAAAACCATTTACTGGGAGAGATTTTGCGGACGTAGGACCATTGTGTCTGAACTAATTCAACAAATATCGTGTGTTAATGCTCTCCTTAGTTTGCTCCTTGTGTTATTTTGCATTTAACTTTTCTGTTCATTTCTATTCTAACGACAATTGAAATGAAACTACTTTTAAGTGTAAGCCAAGGGTTTTTTCAATTTCACTAATATAGTTGGCATGTGTTCGAATTgcattatatgcatatatttattgttttttaaataaaaaggctAAAGTACCATCaattaaaataagtcattttaaatacaaaaggacattttagtaaattttctaATTGAATTAGTGTCGGTTAACTCGTGACACAAAATTAGTTAAGAGCTTAAACAATAGTATAGGTATAAAAGCCTATAAATTCCTAAAAGAGTAGAATATTGAAGCTAAGAAAAAGTGTTGCTATGAAATAACCTAATCTTTTAAAATTGGCTAAAGGATTTTTTGTAGCTTCTGAACTTTTTTAAATAAACCAATTAAGTTCGTATATATTTTTGCACTCACTTGATACTTTGAAcgtcaaaaatttaattaattaagtctTTTGACGGTCAACCATTAAAGAGCAACGATAACTATTATGGAAGGTTGTTTTCACCATATGGTACATCAAGATTTTATCATGTGACAAAATcttgtatttatatttaaaaattataaaaaatttcataaaaactaTAGAAAATCGTAAAagcatagaaaaatatttaaaaaatgataaaaacatataaaagtgaaattataaaattatatatataatataaaagaaggTATGATAGCATAAGGAAACTTTGAGTTTTAAGTTAGTTCTTTGAGTTCcaaaataattcattttcaattatatttgtcattaataacaacaacaataataataataataaaacaaccttaaaccttaaacatcatgcattaaatcataattaaattttaaaactaaaatctctaacataaataataatataattgcaTGCACCAATAAGatataataacattttttttaaaaaaaattcttataaaacatcttttaaatataaaatagtttttatactatttaaattttaatatctttCCTTTCAAAATTATGCatgtaatatatttaaaatatattatattctaAATAACTTATATAAATTGTAAGCTTCACATCGATGAAAAAACTAGTTTATTATAAATgtcacaaaaatatataaattataaaatttattttaaataattaaaaattattaaaatattttttaaaaatttatataaattatgaaaaacaatttttttaaaaatacgaaaaattatttaaaaatatgaaaaattattaaaaatattttagaaatatagatatgtaaaaaaatataaaattatatgaattaaaaaattattaaaaaatattcaaaactaataaaaatttgcaaaaatataaaatttatacagaattacaaaaaaaatatataaaaaattatctaCAATTTTATATACAATTTCGGTTGACACTTGCCATCTCAACCTATTTCTCCACATTAGTCTGCATCTCAAAACACTTATCTATCATCGACGATGGACAAAAAGGTACATGCTTTGGGGAGTTTTGTGATGGATGAGCATAATTGATAGTTTTAGGGATCAAACGATGGTTAGtatgcaaatgaaaaaaaaatgattttatatttttttcatatatttttagtttgttttatattttttattctttttatattttataatatttttaaattttattaaatttttaatatttttaaaagttctctatattttattttttcataaattttatagcTTTTTATTTTTCGTAATTCATATAATTTgtcatttttacttttttataattttttgcacttttctatatttttgtaatattttaaaatatttttcataaattttaaaattatttatttatctataattttttttattttttttaatttttttatttaaataattctgaatgctttttttttcaatttctaatagtgtttacaatttatttattttttcatataaaataaattttataattttgttcacgtttttttaatttctatatatTGTTAtgattttctatcatttttatggttttttaatatgtaacagcccgattttgggtctagatggaacagtggtttttggacgacaaattcgacgagaaaaaaaaatgtaatggcctgaattttcagaggtgtcggaacggtgattcaagatcactaaattcgaaaaatgagtagaaaatattattaatttagtgagtataagttaaatgtgaagttaggaaaatttttgaaatagtgaatagtgcactagaaataaatattaaaataattagaataaaaaaatagggtatcgagacctcagagattttaaattgagccataaatatttttataaatatttatggagtgttaaaaagttagtattaaagtttctttaagaaattttaaagttctgataattaattgaacaaaaaggactaaattgtaacaaatgtaaaataatgggaaatgattaaatagcttaaatgataaaaggaagagggcttcaaaggcaaatagacccaaagtctatttgggctggacggcaaaggcatgaaatcagcaacaaagtaaggagaattaagggcaaaattgaaatattgcaaaatttacttaataaagttaggaccaaagtgaaattatctagatttctctttatttttctgcattctcatcagcaaaaacaccatagaagggtttccttaagctggTTCTTCCTATTTCTACTgcaggtaagttcaattcttaattatttcttgaaattttggtgtttttgtgacttttacaactaggcccacttgttgaattcattagtttttgattctatgaaagaagttgaaagttgctatgaatatgtgctggaagtatatgatgatttagcatggaattagagctttaaattgttcatatgctgattttattgaaagaattgaatagaaagtgaatgtttgggacctaatagtaaaagagtttgaagatagagttatatgtgaaaattataaatttcaatagttgtgaaacaacttataatgtctaggtaaagtattaattgagaaaattagattaattgagggtttatttgagaaaggactgaattgtataaactgtgaaacttggggcaaaatggaaatcaacattttgcactaaagcagttttggacagcagcagtagtataactttgaaaaatcaccaaaaatttttggaattgaattagagggtgaataaaatatgaaattaaagcttattaagtctagtt is a window of Gossypium hirsutum isolate 1008001.06 chromosome D08, Gossypium_hirsutum_v2.1, whole genome shotgun sequence DNA encoding:
- the LOC107909393 gene encoding LOW QUALITY PROTEIN: protein DOWNY MILDEW RESISTANCE 6 (The sequence of the model RefSeq protein was modified relative to this genomic sequence to represent the inferred CDS: inserted 1 base in 1 codon), whose product is MDTKVLSSGIRYSNLPESYVRPESERPRLSEVSQCDNVPVIDLGCDDRSHIVQQVALACINYGFFQVINHGVSKEAVERMLQVAHDFFGLPVEEKMKLYSDDPSKTMRLSTSFNVKKEKVHNWRDYLRLHCYPLHKYVPEWPSNPPSFKQIVSDYCVQVRELGYRLQELISESLGLEKDYIKKVLGEQGQHMAVNYYPPCPEPELTYGLPGHTDPNALTILLQDLQVAGLQVLKDGKWLAVNPQPNXFVINIGDQLQALSNGTYKSVWHRAIVNTDKPRMSVASFLCPYDHALISPAKPLTQHGCGAVYRDFTYAEYYSKFWGRNLDQEHCLELFKN